One part of the Anaerolineales bacterium genome encodes these proteins:
- a CDS encoding MBL fold metallo-hydrolase, protein MQIHFHGAAQTVTGSQHLLEINGRKVLLDCGLYQGPRKEAIQRNTNFNYDVTELDAVILSHAHIDHSGNLPNLVKNGYAGPIHAQRATADLCKVMLEDSARIQESDAAHMNRRLKAGESPIVPLYTVADANQANDQFVPQKYATPFEIFPGVQATFIEAGHILGSAAIALDIDDHGKQRRFWFSGDIGRPGLTLIKDPVMPSAADTLLMESTYGDRNHQPPAQAAEQLRGIIGDTLGRGGKVIVPAFAVGRTQEIVYHLHQLMAADEVPKVPVFVDSPLAVNVSDIFRRHPECLDDETRQFLENGNHSEALGFEMLTYIRSVDESKALNDRKDPMIIISASGMMEVGRVLHHLEHNVHDENSLVLIVSWMAPHTLGRRLVEGAERIRIFGTEYDRKIRVATINGFSAHAGQDGLREYAAAVKDTVRNIYLVHGEAGPATALTEKLNADGFPNVHFPAMGDVAELW, encoded by the coding sequence ATGCAGATCCATTTTCACGGGGCGGCCCAAACCGTCACAGGTTCACAGCACTTGCTGGAGATCAATGGCCGCAAAGTGCTGCTGGATTGTGGTCTCTACCAGGGGCCGCGCAAGGAAGCCATCCAGCGCAACACCAACTTCAACTATGACGTAACTGAGCTGGATGCGGTCATTCTGTCGCACGCCCACATTGACCACAGTGGCAACCTGCCCAATTTGGTGAAGAATGGCTACGCTGGGCCTATCCACGCCCAGCGCGCCACGGCCGATCTATGCAAGGTGATGCTGGAGGATTCAGCCCGCATCCAGGAGAGCGACGCCGCCCACATGAACCGCCGCCTCAAAGCGGGCGAGTCGCCCATCGTGCCGCTTTATACGGTGGCAGACGCCAACCAGGCCAATGACCAGTTTGTGCCGCAGAAATATGCCACGCCGTTCGAGATCTTCCCCGGCGTCCAGGCCACCTTCATCGAAGCCGGCCACATCCTCGGTTCCGCCGCCATTGCGCTGGATATTGACGACCATGGCAAGCAGCGCCGTTTCTGGTTCTCGGGCGATATTGGTCGCCCTGGCCTCACCCTGATCAAAGACCCGGTCATGCCCAGCGCAGCTGACACGCTGCTGATGGAAAGCACCTATGGCGACCGCAACCACCAGCCGCCCGCCCAGGCGGCTGAACAGTTGCGCGGCATCATCGGTGACACGCTTGGGCGCGGCGGCAAAGTCATCGTGCCGGCCTTCGCCGTGGGTCGCACGCAGGAGATCGTGTATCACCTGCACCAGCTGATGGCCGCTGACGAGGTGCCCAAGGTGCCAGTCTTCGTGGACAGCCCGCTGGCCGTCAACGTATCCGACATCTTCCGCCGTCATCCCGAATGCCTCGACGATGAGACCCGCCAGTTTTTGGAGAACGGCAATCACTCCGAAGCGTTGGGCTTCGAAATGCTCACCTACATTCGCTCGGTGGACGAGTCCAAGGCGCTCAATGACCGCAAAGATCCAATGATCATCATTTCGGCTTCAGGCATGATGGAAGTTGGGCGGGTCTTGCACCACCTCGAGCACAACGTGCACGATGAGAACAGCCTGGTGCTGATCGTCTCGTGGATGGCGCCGCACACCCTGGGCCGCCGCTTGGTGGAGGGTGCCGAGCGTATCCGCATCTTCGGCACCGAGTACGACCGCAAGATCCGCGTGGCTACTATCAATGGCTTCTCCGCCCACGCCGGGCAGGATGGCCTGCGTGAATACGCCGCGGCCGTAAAGGACACCGTGCGCAATATCTATCTTGTACACGGTGAAGCCGGCCCCGCCACCGCCCTGACCGAGAAGCTCAACGCCGATGGCTTCCCCAACGTGCACTTTCCCGCCATGGGTGATGTAGCCGAGCTCTGGTAG
- a CDS encoding ribonuclease D, with product MLGSTPALITSTATLTALAERLQSHTLIAVDTESNSLHAYRERLCLLQFSTPQEDALIDPFPLSDLEPLAALFASPAHEKIFHAAEYDILVMQRQYQLEFANLFDTMIAARILGRKRVGLGSLLEEDFGVKLEKRFQRADWGARPLLPALLDYARLDTHYLIQLRNKLKEDLEAAGRWELAREDFARLPAITRANLDVEDVPEVWRVKGARDLNPRQAAILQQLAEYRANRAAQADLPLFKIMGDTTLTEIAKLAPTTAEELAAVPGMSEGQIRRHAKGLLAAVRNGQQATPLRRPSRRPYDESYIERLDLLRLWRKAAAKELDVESDVVLPRDIMESTARANPRTFTELEPLFVSVPWRLKTWGDQVLKALHPN from the coding sequence ATGCTTGGTAGCACGCCTGCACTCATCACTTCCACCGCTACCCTCACTGCGCTGGCAGAGCGCTTGCAAAGCCACACCCTGATCGCCGTAGACACAGAATCCAACAGTCTGCATGCCTACCGTGAGCGCCTGTGCCTTTTGCAGTTCTCTACGCCGCAAGAGGATGCGCTGATCGACCCCTTCCCCCTTTCGGATTTGGAGCCGCTCGCCGCGCTCTTCGCCAGCCCCGCCCATGAGAAGATCTTTCACGCGGCAGAATACGACATTCTGGTGATGCAGCGCCAGTACCAGTTGGAATTTGCCAACCTGTTCGACACTATGATCGCCGCCCGCATCCTTGGCCGCAAACGCGTCGGTTTGGGAAGCCTGCTCGAGGAGGATTTTGGCGTCAAGCTTGAGAAGCGCTTCCAGCGCGCCGATTGGGGCGCTCGCCCGCTGTTGCCAGCCCTGCTCGACTATGCCCGCCTGGATACGCACTACCTCATCCAGCTGCGCAACAAGCTCAAGGAGGATCTGGAGGCCGCCGGCCGCTGGGAGCTGGCCCGCGAAGACTTCGCCCGCCTGCCCGCCATCACCCGCGCCAACCTGGATGTGGAAGATGTGCCTGAGGTGTGGCGCGTCAAAGGCGCCCGCGATCTCAACCCGCGCCAGGCGGCCATCCTCCAACAGCTGGCCGAATACCGCGCCAACCGCGCCGCCCAGGCCGATCTGCCGCTCTTCAAGATCATGGGCGATACCACGCTGACCGAGATCGCCAAGCTGGCTCCCACCACGGCGGAGGAATTGGCCGCCGTGCCCGGCATGAGCGAAGGCCAGATCCGCCGCCACGCCAAGGGCCTGCTGGCGGCCGTGCGCAACGGCCAGCAGGCTACTCCGCTGCGCCGCCCTTCCCGCCGCCCGTACGATGAAAGCTACATTGAACGCCTGGATCTGCTGCGCCTATGGCGCAAAGCCGCCGCCAAGGAGCTGGATGTGGAGTCAGACGTGGTTCTGCCGCGCGATATCATGGAAAGCACAGCCCGCGCCAACCCGCGCACCTTCACAGAGCTTGAACCTCTGTTCGTCAGCGTGCCCTGGCGCCTCAAGACCTGGGGTGATCAAGTGCTTAAAGCCTTGCACCCTAATTAA
- a CDS encoding RNA methyltransferase — protein MSKLILEGWVSVLAALQAQRRSIEAVYVQQGKDVRNLGQIERLAAEGGIALHAAPAAEIDALAQGSSHGGVLALAGERRFEPLETLAETPGWVVMLDGVEDPYNYGQAIRALYAAGANGLVAPLRNWDTALNVVARASAGASEHMPTARADVLEALAFFKGRGYRSLAAAKAAGSTPLYAAALGGPLFLLIGGERRGLNAAALAQCDRLISIPYGRDFKAELDVTSSTAAIAFEVMRQRAYT, from the coding sequence ATGAGCAAACTCATCCTTGAAGGCTGGGTATCCGTGCTGGCGGCGCTGCAGGCGCAACGCCGCAGCATTGAAGCCGTGTATGTGCAACAGGGCAAGGATGTGCGCAACCTGGGCCAGATCGAGCGCCTGGCCGCCGAAGGCGGGATTGCGCTGCACGCGGCGCCGGCGGCCGAGATCGACGCGCTGGCGCAGGGCAGCAGCCACGGCGGTGTGCTGGCCCTGGCCGGCGAACGCCGCTTTGAGCCGCTGGAGACGCTGGCGGAGACGCCCGGCTGGGTGGTGATGCTGGACGGTGTGGAGGACCCCTACAACTACGGCCAGGCGATCCGCGCCCTGTATGCGGCCGGGGCCAACGGCCTGGTGGCCCCGCTGCGCAACTGGGACACCGCGCTGAACGTAGTGGCGCGGGCCAGCGCAGGCGCCAGCGAGCACATGCCCACGGCGCGGGCAGATGTGCTGGAGGCGCTGGCGTTCTTCAAGGGGCGCGGCTACCGCAGCCTGGCGGCCGCCAAAGCCGCCGGCAGCACGCCGCTGTACGCGGCGGCGCTCGGTGGGCCGCTGTTCCTGCTGATCGGCGGGGAGCGGCGCGGGCTGAACGCGGCGGCGCTGGCGCAGTGTGATAGGCTCATCAGTATTCCATATGGGCGCGACTTCAAGGCCGAACTGGACGTGACCTCTTCCACGGCGGCGATCGCCTTTGAAGTGATGCGCCAGCGTGCATATACTTAA
- a CDS encoding DUF1697 domain-containing protein, translating to MTGYVALLRGINLGKRSVKMDSLRKLFEDMGYENVRTLQAAGNVIFHTSSKDTKKLRSAIEAQIAETFGFRSDVVVRSAADIAALVKAAPFKKVKAAEGVRMHITFLNDGAKGTKKLPYSDPEGSFVVQAATASHLACVVYPKASSLDLMDFLGKEYGDEATTRTWNTVQKINDLLNEPA from the coding sequence ATGACGGGTTATGTAGCCCTGTTGCGGGGCATCAATCTAGGCAAACGCAGCGTTAAGATGGACTCGCTGCGCAAACTGTTCGAGGATATGGGCTACGAGAACGTACGCACCCTGCAGGCCGCGGGCAATGTCATCTTCCATACAAGCAGCAAGGACACCAAAAAACTGCGCAGCGCTATCGAGGCGCAGATCGCCGAGACGTTTGGCTTTCGGTCTGACGTGGTGGTGCGCAGCGCGGCGGATATTGCCGCGCTGGTGAAAGCGGCGCCATTCAAGAAAGTGAAAGCGGCCGAAGGCGTGCGCATGCACATCACTTTCCTCAATGACGGCGCCAAGGGCACAAAAAAACTGCCCTACTCCGACCCCGAAGGCAGTTTTGTTGTGCAGGCGGCCACGGCCAGCCATCTGGCCTGTGTGGTATATCCCAAAGCCAGCTCGCTGGATCTGATGGACTTCCTCGGCAAGGAATACGGCGACGAGGCGACCACGCGCACCTGGAACACGGTGCAAAAGATCAACGACCTGCTGAACGAACCCGCATGA
- a CDS encoding YdeI/OmpD-associated family protein — MKPVFFESPAALRKWLAKNHKSADELWVGMYKKHTGKPSITWPQVVDEVLCFGWIDGIRKGIDAESYTNRITPRRKGSHWSAVNLKRVLELQAEGRMTPAGMKAYEERDPAKSQQYSSEQQGVALPTTLEARFKKNKQAWTFFNQQPPGYRKTILWWVVSAKREDTQIKRLQRLIEVSTAGARVDLGSPFGGKA, encoded by the coding sequence ATGAAGCCCGTGTTCTTTGAATCCCCAGCCGCCCTGCGCAAATGGCTGGCAAAGAATCACAAAAGCGCCGATGAGCTATGGGTGGGCATGTACAAGAAGCACACCGGCAAGCCATCCATCACCTGGCCGCAGGTGGTGGACGAAGTTTTGTGCTTTGGCTGGATCGATGGCATCCGCAAGGGGATTGACGCCGAAAGCTACACCAACCGCATCACGCCGCGCCGCAAGGGCAGCCACTGGAGCGCGGTGAACTTGAAACGTGTGCTGGAACTGCAAGCAGAAGGACGCATGACGCCAGCGGGCATGAAGGCTTACGAGGAGCGCGACCCGGCTAAGAGCCAGCAATACTCCAGCGAGCAGCAAGGGGTAGCGCTGCCAACGACGTTGGAGGCCAGGTTCAAGAAGAACAAGCAGGCCTGGACTTTTTTCAACCAGCAGCCGCCCGGCTACCGCAAGACGATCCTGTGGTGGGTGGTCAGCGCCAAGCGCGAAGACACGCAGATCAAACGCTTGCAGCGTTTGATTGAGGTTTCGACCGCGGGAGCGCGGGTGGATTTGGGTTCGCCGTTTGGCGGCAAAGCCTAG
- a CDS encoding MFS transporter, with product MRIFLTIWAGQVVSLVSSGMTSFALGLWIYEQTGQATPFVLIALFNAIPPFVVSPFAGVLVDRLNRKTVMLLADTATAVVTLILWLLFSQGQLQLWQLYAGALVTSAAGIFQMLAYQTIVTSLVPREQLTRANAMVQTAHSLAAILSPVAAAAAYGTLGLTFIFGLDLAGFAVAALMLLLARIPQPAAQDAKVSLLADLRMGFVYLRSRPGLISLAVLISLLNLMLSASTVLSTPMILGFTTAQVLSVMQSVSSVGLLLGGLWASAGRSPQRKVLTMVLCAVVSGLGLAASGLQPNPVLIAVGFFLFMFPITTINASIRAVVQTKVPSNLQGRVFSLIVMISRAGVLLSMLLAAPLADRIFEPAMAVGGVLGSGPLGALLGAGPGRGIGLMLLLSGLGMVSAALLMYAYPRMRNVECELPDAVTPAG from the coding sequence ATGCGAATTTTTCTAACTATCTGGGCCGGCCAGGTGGTCTCCCTTGTCAGCTCCGGGATGACCTCCTTTGCTCTCGGCCTGTGGATCTATGAGCAAACCGGCCAGGCCACGCCGTTCGTCCTGATCGCTCTGTTCAATGCCATCCCGCCGTTTGTGGTGAGCCCCTTCGCCGGCGTGCTGGTGGATCGCCTGAACCGCAAGACCGTGATGCTGCTGGCTGACACGGCCACGGCCGTGGTCACATTGATCCTGTGGTTGCTGTTCAGCCAGGGCCAATTGCAGCTGTGGCAGCTGTACGCCGGTGCACTGGTCACCTCGGCGGCCGGCATCTTCCAAATGCTGGCCTACCAGACCATCGTCACCAGCCTGGTGCCGCGCGAGCAACTCACCCGCGCCAATGCCATGGTGCAGACCGCTCATTCGCTGGCGGCGATCCTGTCGCCGGTGGCCGCGGCCGCCGCCTACGGAACGCTGGGGCTGACCTTCATCTTTGGCTTGGATCTGGCCGGCTTCGCCGTGGCCGCCCTCATGCTGCTGCTGGCGCGCATCCCCCAGCCTGCCGCCCAGGATGCCAAGGTGAGCCTGCTTGCCGATCTGCGCATGGGCTTTGTTTATCTGCGCAGCCGCCCCGGGTTGATCTCCCTGGCGGTGCTGATTTCACTGTTGAATCTGATGCTGAGCGCCAGCACGGTGCTTTCCACGCCCATGATCCTGGGCTTCACAACCGCCCAGGTGCTGAGCGTGATGCAAAGTGTTTCCAGCGTGGGCTTGCTGCTGGGCGGCCTGTGGGCCAGCGCTGGCCGCTCGCCGCAGCGCAAAGTGCTCACCATGGTGCTGTGTGCCGTGGTGAGCGGGCTGGGCCTGGCCGCCAGCGGCCTGCAGCCCAACCCCGTTCTGATCGCGGTGGGCTTCTTCCTGTTCATGTTTCCCATCACCACCATCAACGCCTCGATCCGCGCCGTGGTGCAAACCAAGGTGCCCAGCAATTTGCAGGGCCGTGTCTTCTCGCTGATCGTAATGATCTCGCGCGCCGGGGTGCTGCTCTCCATGCTGCTGGCTGCCCCGCTGGCCGATCGAATATTCGAGCCCGCCATGGCGGTGGGCGGCGTGCTGGGCAGCGGGCCGCTGGGCGCCCTGCTCGGCGCAGGCCCGGGCCGCGGCATTGGCTTGATGTTGCTGCTATCTGGCTTGGGGATGGTGAGCGCGGCGCTGTTGATGTACGCCTACCCGCGCATGCGCAACGTGGAGTGCGAACTGCCGGATGCCGTTACGCCGGCTGGCTAG
- a CDS encoding Hsp20/alpha crystallin family protein, which produces MMTLYLNPRTRRFSQVRNTSVHIPVDVSANGEEYILRAYLPGLKAEDVQIEVLENTITIQGEFANQVLGENEQVLLSELPSGSFERTLRLPSDLDAERAQAEMQDGVLTLHVAKAEHAKSKKIAVLAK; this is translated from the coding sequence ATGATGACCCTTTACCTCAACCCCCGCACCCGCCGCTTCAGCCAGGTGCGCAACACCAGCGTGCACATCCCCGTGGATGTCAGCGCCAATGGCGAGGAGTACATCCTGCGGGCCTACCTGCCCGGCCTGAAGGCCGAGGATGTCCAGATCGAAGTGCTGGAGAACACCATCACCATCCAGGGCGAGTTCGCCAACCAGGTGCTGGGCGAGAACGAGCAGGTCCTGCTGAGCGAGCTGCCCAGCGGCAGCTTTGAGCGCACCCTGCGCTTGCCGAGCGACCTGGACGCCGAGCGCGCCCAGGCCGAGATGCAGGATGGTGTGCTGACCCTGCACGTGGCCAAGGCTGAGCACGCCAAGAGCAAGAAGATTGCGGTGCTAGCCAAATAA
- a CDS encoding winged helix-turn-helix transcriptional regulator, with protein sequence MNSDVFTALAEPNRLRMVEYLRNGPRSVGEIAEALSLRQPQVSKHLQVLSAAGLVQAQAMAQRRIYALQASRFRQLESWLDSFARLWEGRLDALEQHLFEVQTQPKRRRMTRRDSKH encoded by the coding sequence ATGAACAGCGATGTCTTCACTGCCCTGGCCGAGCCCAACCGCCTGCGCATGGTGGAATATTTGCGCAACGGTCCGCGCTCGGTAGGTGAGATCGCCGAGGCGCTCAGCCTGCGCCAGCCGCAGGTCTCCAAGCACCTGCAAGTGCTTAGCGCGGCCGGCCTGGTGCAGGCGCAAGCGATGGCGCAGCGGCGCATTTATGCGCTGCAAGCCAGCCGCTTCCGCCAGTTGGAAAGCTGGCTGGACAGCTTTGCGCGCCTGTGGGAGGGCCGCCTGGACGCGCTGGAGCAGCACCTGTTCGAAGTGCAGACCCAGCCCAAGCGCCGCCGTATGACGCGGCGGGACAGCAAACACTAA
- a CDS encoding VOC family protein has translation MQKIVTFLVFNNGRAGEAIDFYASVFKDAKINTKMQMPDGQVMMGNFELHGQEFYAIDAPGDNFRFTEGISLFINCETQDEVDHFWERLAEDGGEHSMCGWVKDRFGVWWQVVPTLLGKLMQDPDPEKGGRVVQAMLKMRKLDMQTLQDAYDGK, from the coding sequence ATGCAAAAGATCGTGACGTTCCTCGTATTCAACAATGGCCGCGCCGGTGAGGCGATCGATTTTTACGCCTCGGTCTTCAAAGACGCCAAGATCAACACCAAGATGCAAATGCCTGACGGGCAGGTGATGATGGGCAACTTTGAACTGCACGGGCAAGAGTTTTACGCCATCGATGCGCCCGGCGACAACTTCCGCTTCACCGAGGGTATCTCGCTGTTCATCAACTGCGAGACCCAGGACGAAGTGGATCATTTCTGGGAGCGGCTGGCCGAGGACGGCGGCGAGCACTCGATGTGCGGCTGGGTCAAGGACCGCTTTGGCGTATGGTGGCAGGTGGTACCCACCCTGCTGGGCAAGCTGATGCAGGACCCCGACCCGGAGAAGGGCGGCCGAGTGGTGCAAGCCATGCTGAAGATGCGCAAGCTGGATATGCAGACCCTGCAAGACGCCTATGACGGCAAGTAG
- a CDS encoding SRPBCC domain-containing protein — MTASSTPATQDLVVRRIVNAPLELAWQAWSTPEQMRRWWGPQHYTCPVCEMDFREGGRTLVSMRAPDGTEHYSLIEYTRIIPHERIEYVHNLADARGARIAPESIGMPADFPQDQHTVVTFRALGQLTELVITERALPMNPFRVYAALGLHEMADKITQVAESL; from the coding sequence ATGACGGCAAGTAGTACACCCGCCACGCAAGACCTGGTGGTGCGGCGCATTGTGAATGCGCCGCTGGAACTGGCCTGGCAAGCCTGGAGCACGCCCGAGCAGATGCGGCGCTGGTGGGGGCCACAGCACTACACCTGCCCGGTATGCGAGATGGATTTCCGCGAGGGTGGGCGCACATTGGTGAGCATGCGTGCGCCAGATGGCACGGAGCACTACTCGCTGATCGAGTACACGCGCATCATCCCCCACGAGCGCATCGAGTACGTGCACAACCTGGCAGATGCCAGGGGAGCGCGCATTGCGCCTGAATCGATCGGCATGCCGGCTGATTTTCCACAAGACCAGCACACGGTAGTCACCTTCCGCGCCCTGGGCCAACTCACCGAGCTGGTAATCACCGAACGCGCTCTGCCCATGAACCCCTTCCGTGTGTATGCGGCGTTGGGGTTGCACGAAATGGCTGACAAGATCACGCAGGTTGCGGAGAGCTTGTGA
- a CDS encoding DNA alkylation repair protein, with amino-acid sequence MRQPLTASSFIKQLKTKQSDLELQKIQRYFKSGEGEYGEGDAFLGVRMGDVFALAKQHMGMPAAELEKLMEHKLHEVRAGAMSIMDKDARSKKTTAERRTELYKLYMRRHDRINNWDLVDLAAVHVVGGYLHDKPRKPLYTLARSRNMWERRTAIVATGYFLRHGDVDDTFTIAEMLMKDKEDLIHKAAGGWLRFAGDQDPARMRAFLDTQTASMPRTMLRYAIEHLKPAERKRYMAAGK; translated from the coding sequence GTGAGGCAACCATTGACGGCCAGCAGCTTTATCAAGCAGCTCAAGACAAAACAGTCTGACCTGGAGCTGCAAAAGATCCAACGCTACTTCAAGTCGGGTGAAGGGGAGTATGGTGAAGGCGATGCTTTTCTGGGTGTGCGCATGGGGGATGTGTTCGCCCTGGCCAAGCAACACATGGGCATGCCGGCGGCGGAACTCGAAAAGCTGATGGAGCACAAGCTGCACGAAGTACGCGCCGGCGCCATGAGCATCATGGATAAGGACGCCCGCAGCAAGAAGACTACGGCAGAACGGCGTACCGAGCTGTATAAGCTCTATATGCGCCGTCATGACCGCATCAACAATTGGGATCTGGTGGATCTGGCGGCGGTACACGTGGTGGGCGGCTATTTGCACGATAAGCCGCGCAAGCCGCTATACACGCTGGCCCGCTCCAGGAATATGTGGGAGCGGCGCACAGCCATCGTCGCCACAGGCTACTTCCTGCGTCACGGCGATGTGGACGACACTTTCACCATTGCCGAGATGTTGATGAAAGATAAGGAAGACCTCATCCACAAGGCGGCGGGCGGCTGGCTGCGCTTCGCCGGTGATCAGGACCCGGCGCGCATGCGCGCCTTCCTGGATACGCAAACGGCCAGCATGCCGCGCACCATGCTGCGCTATGCGATCGAGCATCTCAAGCCGGCGGAACGCAAGCGCTACATGGCGGCGGGGAAGTAG
- a CDS encoding iron ABC transporter substrate-binding protein, giving the protein MSRKFAVFSFIVMVGLLLAGCAPATQLTVEATTAPEPTEPAAPVEQEADPGKLVIYSGRSEGLVAPIIQQFADATGIEVEVRYGSTAEMAAALLEEGVNSPADVYYAQDPGGLGAIEDAGLLSTLPASILERVAPGYASPNGYWVGITARARIVVYNTESINPAELPGDLRGFTAPEWNGRVGVPPTNASFVTMVTAMRQLWGEDETRAWLEGIAANNPVYYSNNTGVVEAVASGEVEVGFVNHYYLYRFLAEQGEGYGARNHYLNNGGPDSLVMVAGAGILANGRNQENAVRFLQFMLSQVAQQYFASSTFEYPLVEGVATSTLLVPLSELNTPDIALGGLSDIAGSAALIEEVGMVP; this is encoded by the coding sequence ATGTCCCGTAAGTTTGCAGTATTTAGTTTCATCGTCATGGTTGGTTTGCTACTGGCCGGATGCGCGCCAGCGACCCAGCTGACTGTGGAGGCCACTACGGCCCCCGAGCCGACCGAGCCTGCTGCCCCTGTTGAGCAAGAAGCCGATCCTGGCAAACTGGTTATTTACTCGGGCCGCAGTGAAGGCCTGGTTGCTCCGATCATCCAGCAGTTCGCCGACGCCACTGGCATCGAAGTCGAAGTGCGCTATGGAAGCACTGCTGAAATGGCTGCCGCCCTGCTCGAGGAAGGCGTCAACTCCCCGGCCGATGTCTACTACGCCCAGGACCCTGGCGGTCTTGGCGCCATTGAGGACGCCGGCTTGCTGAGCACACTGCCCGCCAGCATCCTGGAGCGCGTGGCCCCCGGTTACGCCTCGCCGAATGGCTACTGGGTCGGCATCACTGCCCGCGCCCGCATTGTGGTCTACAACACCGAGTCGATCAACCCGGCTGAACTACCGGGTGACCTGCGCGGCTTCACCGCGCCGGAATGGAACGGCCGCGTTGGCGTGCCGCCCACCAACGCTTCCTTCGTCACCATGGTGACCGCCATGCGCCAGCTTTGGGGCGAAGACGAGACCCGCGCCTGGTTGGAGGGCATTGCCGCCAACAACCCGGTCTACTACTCCAACAACACGGGTGTAGTGGAAGCTGTCGCTTCGGGCGAGGTGGAAGTGGGTTTTGTCAACCACTACTACCTGTATCGCTTCCTGGCTGAGCAGGGTGAGGGCTACGGCGCTCGCAACCACTACTTGAACAACGGCGGGCCTGACTCGCTGGTGATGGTGGCTGGTGCTGGCATTCTGGCTAACGGCCGGAACCAGGAGAATGCCGTGCGCTTCCTGCAGTTCATGCTGTCGCAGGTGGCCCAGCAGTACTTCGCCAGCAGCACCTTCGAGTACCCGCTGGTGGAAGGTGTCGCTACCTCCACCCTGCTGGTGCCTCTGAGCGAGCTCAACACCCCCGACATCGCTCTGGGCGGTCTGTCTGACATAGCAGGCAGCGCGGCGTTGATCGAAGAAGTAGGCATGGTACCCTAG